A genomic stretch from Antarcticibacterium flavum includes:
- a CDS encoding glycosyltransferase — protein sequence MTDNCVSVFMLTYNQEDFIAQAIDGVLMQETNFKYELVIGEDFSTDRTRAICEEYAAVNLEKIKLLPSNKNLGLINNFIRTYKECDGKYVAICDGDDYWTDPFKLQNQVDFLEKNFDYSLVFTSFKFLFTDGRFVIKGYEDQRAITGFENLIFQNYICSATALFKNKLAPDDFPVWIDQCPYGDWPLYLWTTRKGEKIKYLSDVTAVYRREIGVSEKMKTVPCKVAKENMEILKYLKKDIHFAAHDRVISKSLKIHRFSYLGCLLREKRFAQLLPISSKLILTSPIRVVKLYLYILKRKLMNPKK from the coding sequence ATGACTGACAATTGCGTAAGTGTTTTTATGCTCACCTATAATCAGGAAGATTTCATTGCGCAGGCCATTGATGGAGTGCTGATGCAGGAAACCAATTTTAAGTATGAATTAGTTATAGGAGAGGATTTCAGTACTGATAGGACAAGGGCAATTTGCGAGGAATATGCAGCGGTGAATCTTGAAAAAATAAAATTGCTCCCGTCAAACAAGAACCTTGGTTTAATAAACAATTTTATCAGGACCTATAAAGAGTGTGATGGAAAATACGTAGCGATTTGTGATGGGGATGATTATTGGACGGATCCTTTTAAGTTGCAAAATCAAGTAGATTTTTTAGAGAAAAATTTTGACTACAGCCTAGTTTTTACCTCTTTTAAATTTCTATTTACCGATGGACGGTTTGTCATTAAAGGTTACGAAGATCAAAGAGCCATCACCGGTTTTGAAAATCTGATTTTTCAAAACTATATTTGCTCGGCCACGGCTCTCTTTAAAAATAAATTGGCCCCGGATGACTTCCCGGTCTGGATCGATCAATGTCCATATGGAGACTGGCCACTATATTTATGGACCACCAGGAAAGGAGAAAAAATCAAATATTTAAGTGATGTAACAGCCGTATACAGAAGGGAAATTGGAGTTTCTGAAAAAATGAAGACGGTGCCATGTAAGGTTGCCAAAGAAAACATGGAAATTCTGAAATATTTAAAAAAAGATATACATTTTGCTGCTCATGATCGCGTTATATCAAAAAGTTTAAAAATACACCGGTTTTCGTACCTGGGTTGTCTTTTACGTGAAAAAAGATTTGCGCAATTATTGCCTATAAGTAGTAAATTAATTTTGACAAGTCCAATTAGAGTTGTGAAATTATACTTGTATATATTAAAGAGAAAATTAATGAATCCTAAAAAATGA
- a CDS encoding class I SAM-dependent methyltransferase, translated as MSELRTFFQENEDNSINKWIHYFDIYEFWFKKYKNKPVIILEIGVFQGGSLNMWRSYFGENAQIFGIDINPECKQFETEKTKIFIGSQEDRNFLKTIKKQIPKIDILIDDGGHYMNQQIVSFEELYGHIKEDGVYLCEDLHTSYWKNYGGGFKKQGSFIEYSKNLIDRLNAWHSREENLKVDEFTRSTHSIHYYDSILVIKKGKQEQPVNEMRGEVVLSGESFKEAYKKEENRKRFFTYKYKKMIKAFFKQLLK; from the coding sequence ATGTCAGAGCTAAGAACCTTTTTTCAGGAAAATGAGGATAACAGTATTAATAAATGGATACATTATTTTGATATTTATGAATTCTGGTTTAAAAAATATAAGAATAAACCTGTTATAATTTTAGAAATAGGAGTATTTCAGGGTGGGTCTTTGAATATGTGGCGCAGTTATTTTGGAGAAAATGCTCAAATATTTGGAATTGACATCAATCCTGAGTGTAAGCAATTTGAAACAGAAAAAACAAAAATCTTTATCGGTTCTCAGGAAGACCGGAATTTTTTAAAAACAATAAAGAAACAGATACCAAAAATTGATATTTTGATAGATGATGGTGGGCACTATATGAATCAACAAATAGTTTCCTTTGAAGAATTATATGGACATATTAAAGAGGATGGTGTTTATCTTTGTGAAGATCTTCACACCTCCTATTGGAAGAATTATGGGGGAGGTTTTAAAAAGCAGGGAAGTTTTATTGAATACAGTAAAAATCTCATAGATAGATTAAATGCATGGCATTCAAGAGAAGAGAATTTGAAAGTTGATGAATTTACCAGAAGTACACATTCAATACACTATTATGACAGCATTCTGGTCATTAAAAAAGGAAAACAAGAGCAACCTGTTAATGAAATGAGAGGGGAGGTAGTTTTATCTGGTGAGAGTTTTAAAGAAGCTTATAAAAAGGAAGAGAACAGAAAAAGATTCTTCACCTACAAATATAAAAAGATGATCAAGGCCTTTTTTAAGCAACTTTTAAAATGA
- a CDS encoding ABC transporter permease codes for MELETRIYQRENKLSFGKHLKESISDIYSSRFLARQLAERDIKAQYRQSYLGIIWAFITPLVTSAVWIFLTLSGTIQVTETGIPYPLFVFSGTLVWSIIIAAINSPAQNTNGARGIMNKINFPKEALILSGLYKLLFNSSIKILLLMAFIFLFGIGFHWSLLLLPFAIFGLLLFGTTIGLFITPIGMLYNDVGKIISMGLNFIMYITPVVYAIPKEGIMREVMQINPLTPLIVTTRDLLTGSYPNFLIYYLAVIAFCIPLFFTGLVFYRISIPIIVERSN; via the coding sequence TTGGAATTAGAAACTAGAATTTATCAAAGAGAAAATAAATTAAGTTTTGGTAAGCATCTTAAAGAGAGTATTAGTGATATATATTCTTCAAGATTTTTGGCAAGACAGTTAGCAGAGCGGGATATTAAAGCGCAATACCGGCAATCTTATCTTGGGATAATTTGGGCTTTCATTACTCCCCTTGTAACCTCTGCGGTATGGATCTTTTTGACCCTGTCAGGCACCATACAGGTCACCGAAACAGGAATACCTTATCCTTTATTTGTTTTTTCCGGCACTTTGGTGTGGTCCATTATAATTGCGGCAATTAATTCGCCAGCGCAAAATACAAATGGAGCTCGGGGCATAATGAATAAAATTAATTTTCCCAAAGAAGCATTAATTCTTTCAGGATTATATAAACTGCTGTTTAATTCTTCGATAAAAATTTTATTGCTAATGGCATTTATATTTCTGTTTGGAATTGGATTTCACTGGAGTCTGCTGTTGCTGCCTTTTGCCATTTTCGGTCTTCTTTTATTTGGAACCACAATAGGTTTGTTTATTACTCCTATCGGGATGCTTTATAATGATGTAGGAAAGATTATATCTATGGGGCTCAATTTTATAATGTATATCACTCCTGTGGTTTATGCAATTCCAAAGGAAGGTATAATGCGAGAAGTGATGCAAATTAACCCATTGACCCCTTTAATTGTCACAACCAGAGATCTTCTAACAGGTTCTTATCCTAATTTTTTAATATATTATTTAGCCGTAATAGCTTTTTGTATTCCTTTGTTTTTTACAGGGCTGGTATTTTATAGAATTTCAATCCCTATTATTGTAGAAAGATCCAACTGA
- a CDS encoding ABC transporter ATP-binding protein produces MKENELLVKVEGLSKKFCKDLKTSLWYGVKDLYSNIGGNKNNSLRDKEFWAVKDISFELRRGECLGLIGHNGAGKSTLLKILNGLIKPDTGKVTIKGRVGALIELGAGFNPILSGRENIFNNGAILGFTRREINDKIEEIIDFAELREFIDMPVQNYSSGMTVRLGFAIAVQIEPDVLLIDEVLAVGDMGFVLKCFKSIDRLLPNTALIFVSHNMPMISRLCNQILLLNKGESYYQGKDVAKGIASYYNKFSNNPESIIFTDNSIRFLNSRIINAKKEEEKFLVNWNTQLHLELELENLTLYHLPFITVSFYDKEQREVAIFNYDQKVRALDTGKFKLLFIHPNLQLSKGIYTVNLIIYSSSELKNPMLRINNILSLQIEHPTQSYPPFLLDCKIQMQEF; encoded by the coding sequence ATGAAAGAGAATGAGTTATTGGTGAAAGTTGAAGGCCTTTCAAAAAAGTTTTGCAAGGATCTTAAAACCAGTCTTTGGTATGGTGTTAAAGATTTGTATTCCAATATTGGAGGGAACAAAAATAACAGCTTACGGGATAAGGAATTCTGGGCAGTCAAGGATATAAGTTTTGAACTTCGTCGCGGGGAATGCCTGGGTTTAATTGGCCATAATGGCGCAGGAAAATCTACTCTTTTAAAAATACTCAACGGGCTTATAAAACCAGATACTGGTAAAGTAACTATAAAAGGTAGGGTGGGGGCGCTTATTGAATTGGGAGCCGGATTTAACCCTATTTTAAGCGGCAGGGAAAATATTTTTAATAATGGAGCAATTCTCGGCTTTACCCGAAGGGAAATAAACGATAAAATTGAAGAGATAATAGATTTTGCAGAATTACGGGAATTTATAGATATGCCTGTACAAAACTATAGTAGTGGGATGACGGTGCGTTTAGGTTTCGCAATTGCAGTTCAGATTGAGCCAGATGTTCTTCTCATAGATGAAGTTCTGGCTGTTGGAGATATGGGCTTTGTATTAAAGTGTTTTAAATCTATTGATCGATTATTACCTAATACAGCGCTAATTTTTGTTTCACATAACATGCCAATGATTTCCCGGTTATGTAATCAAATTTTACTTTTGAATAAGGGAGAATCATATTATCAAGGAAAGGATGTGGCTAAGGGCATTGCATCATATTATAATAAGTTTTCAAATAATCCGGAAAGTATAATATTTACAGATAATTCAATACGATTTTTAAATTCACGAATTATTAATGCTAAAAAAGAAGAAGAAAAGTTTTTAGTAAACTGGAATACTCAACTTCATTTGGAGTTAGAACTGGAGAATTTAACTCTTTATCATTTGCCGTTTATTACTGTTAGTTTTTATGATAAGGAACAAAGGGAGGTGGCAATTTTTAATTATGATCAAAAAGTAAGGGCTTTAGATACGGGAAAGTTCAAGCTGTTATTTATCCATCCAAATTTGCAATTATCTAAAGGAATTTATACTGTGAACCTTATTATATATAGTTCATCTGAATTAAAAAACCCTATGCTCAGAATAAATAATATTTTATCCTTGCAAATAGAACATCCCACCCAATCATATCCACCTTTTTTGTTGGATTGTAAAATTCAAATGCAAGAATTTTAA
- a CDS encoding glycosyltransferase, with the protein MRILVATNHLHTLGGSETFTYSIIEELIRRRNFQVEYYTNIRGLVSEKIEKNLDVKFSTHDRYDLILANHTSIVEKFYGKGFLIQTCHGIFPELEQPHKRANAYVSISLEVHNYLRQKGITSKIILNGINLNRFKPNQKVSKKLETVLSMCQSEAANDLIKNSCDEMGLKFIAANKYQNPTWDMESLINTSDLVVGLGRSAYEGMACGRPVIIYDDRGYFDSCGDGYITDKVELSIKKNCSGRYFNKKFDKKVFTAELSKYCASDGDKLRKFAVNNLNIEDSVNSYLNYYRNKKWLYYMLKFFA; encoded by the coding sequence ATGAGAATCTTAGTGGCCACCAATCACTTACACACTTTAGGAGGCTCAGAAACTTTTACATATTCAATTATTGAAGAATTGATAAGAAGAAGGAATTTCCAAGTAGAATATTATACCAACATTCGAGGCTTAGTTTCTGAGAAAATAGAAAAAAATCTTGATGTGAAATTTTCAACTCATGACAGGTATGATCTAATTCTTGCAAATCATACCTCAATTGTTGAGAAATTTTATGGGAAAGGTTTTTTAATCCAAACTTGTCATGGCATTTTCCCGGAATTGGAGCAACCCCATAAACGTGCTAACGCGTATGTTTCAATTTCGCTGGAGGTTCATAATTATTTAAGGCAAAAAGGAATAACAAGTAAAATTATCTTAAACGGTATTAATCTCAATAGGTTTAAACCTAACCAAAAAGTTAGTAAAAAATTAGAGACCGTACTAAGTATGTGTCAGTCCGAAGCAGCAAATGATTTAATTAAAAATAGTTGTGATGAAATGGGCTTAAAATTTATTGCAGCAAATAAATATCAAAATCCAACTTGGGATATGGAAAGTTTAATTAACACTTCTGATCTGGTTGTTGGTTTAGGAAGAAGTGCGTACGAGGGGATGGCGTGTGGTAGGCCAGTAATTATCTATGATGATAGAGGATATTTTGATTCCTGCGGGGATGGGTATATTACGGATAAGGTAGAACTTAGTATAAAAAAAAATTGTTCAGGTAGATATTTTAATAAAAAGTTTGATAAAAAAGTTTTTACTGCGGAATTATCAAAATATTGTGCAAGTGATGGAGATAAACTCAGAAAATTTGCGGTAAATAATTTAAATATTGAAGATTCTGTTAATTCCTATTTAAATTACTATAGAAATAAGAAATGGCTCTATTATATGCTTAAATTCTTTGCATAA
- a CDS encoding glycosyltransferase: MISIIVSSYRENLFEELKSYIYKSIGNIPFEIVKVSNPRLMSIGKAYNIGATRAKYEKLLFIHEDIQFLSENWGIVLIEILKDKDLGIVGIAGGCKKFKLPTGHDLGLKKCRHVYVKHSLNEKLSQDEKGSLFKVKTLDGVFLAMRKDRWKEFKFDEELKDFHFYDLDISLRVSNKFTNYVTSKIPILHFSTGNFDNKWIQTSLEFHQKSYNYDFATHSEIGIVRNFWYNRLIKEDISWKNRLYYIFGMGVDKHSIAQAVNFLFSKNIFKFKEVN; the protein is encoded by the coding sequence ATGATTTCAATAATTGTTTCTTCTTATCGCGAAAACCTTTTCGAGGAATTGAAAAGTTATATTTATAAAAGCATTGGGAATATTCCTTTTGAAATTGTGAAGGTTTCAAACCCCCGCCTAATGAGCATTGGTAAAGCTTATAATATTGGAGCTACCAGGGCTAAATATGAAAAGTTGCTTTTCATCCATGAAGACATTCAATTCCTTTCTGAAAATTGGGGGATTGTATTAATTGAAATTTTAAAAGATAAAGATTTAGGAATAGTTGGTATTGCTGGCGGTTGTAAAAAATTTAAATTACCTACTGGTCATGATTTGGGATTAAAAAAATGCAGACATGTTTATGTAAAACATTCTTTAAATGAAAAGCTTTCACAGGATGAGAAAGGTAGTCTATTCAAAGTTAAAACGTTAGATGGAGTTTTTCTTGCAATGAGAAAAGATAGATGGAAGGAATTTAAATTTGATGAAGAATTGAAAGATTTTCATTTTTACGACCTTGATATTTCTTTGAGAGTTTCTAATAAATTCACCAACTATGTAACCTCAAAAATTCCCATTCTCCACTTTTCCACAGGGAATTTTGACAATAAATGGATTCAGACTTCTCTTGAATTTCATCAAAAATCCTATAATTATGATTTCGCTACTCATAGTGAGATTGGGATAGTTAGAAATTTTTGGTACAATAGATTAATAAAAGAAGATATTAGCTGGAAGAACAGGTTATATTATATTTTCGGAATGGGGGTAGACAAACATTCTATTGCTCAAGCGGTCAATTTTTTGTTTTCTAAGAATATTTTCAAGTTTAAAGAAGTCAATTGA
- a CDS encoding glycosyltransferase family 2 protein, whose product MILSVALCTCNGEMFLREQLNSILDQTLPVDEIVICDDASSDNTQGLLASYQQKYPYIIKLHFNERSLGTIKNFEKAISLTNGQLIFLSDQDDIWSKNKVSVMSSFFNKHEDCKLLFTNGLLIDEKSNSLNTTLWDKWGFQKPKRQSWKNNNNAFNDLLNNDNKITGATICFHKSLKKYVLPIEVPLGYWHDAWLGLHASAQKGLYFFDKNLIKYRIHQGQQIGISKDVPKATTEKGNRNYIDKADFYSIVREFYPVQMESRIQSLQKKRFSWKKFNLWILNKIK is encoded by the coding sequence ATGATCCTATCAGTAGCTTTGTGTACCTGTAACGGAGAAATGTTTCTTCGGGAACAATTGAATAGCATATTGGATCAAACTCTGCCCGTTGATGAAATTGTTATATGCGATGATGCTTCCTCTGATAATACGCAGGGGCTTTTAGCGAGTTATCAGCAAAAATATCCTTATATTATAAAATTACATTTTAATGAGAGGTCGCTGGGGACTATAAAAAATTTTGAAAAGGCAATTTCTTTAACCAATGGACAACTCATTTTTTTGAGCGATCAGGATGATATTTGGAGTAAAAATAAAGTCTCGGTAATGAGCTCTTTTTTTAATAAACATGAGGATTGCAAACTGCTTTTTACGAATGGCCTGTTGATTGACGAAAAATCAAATTCTTTAAACACCACGTTGTGGGATAAATGGGGATTTCAAAAACCAAAACGGCAATCCTGGAAAAATAATAACAATGCCTTTAATGATCTTTTGAATAATGACAATAAGATTACGGGTGCTACAATCTGTTTTCATAAAAGTTTAAAAAAATATGTACTTCCTATTGAGGTACCCTTAGGATATTGGCATGATGCGTGGCTTGGGTTACATGCTTCAGCTCAAAAGGGATTATATTTTTTTGATAAAAATCTTATAAAATACAGGATTCACCAGGGGCAACAGATAGGGATTTCGAAAGATGTCCCTAAAGCCACTACAGAAAAAGGGAATAGAAATTATATTGATAAAGCTGATTTTTATTCTATTGTCCGGGAGTTCTATCCCGTACAAATGGAAAGTAGGATTCAATCGTTACAGAAGAAAAGATTTAGCTGGAAAAAATTCAATTTGTGGATTTTGAATAAGATTAAATAA
- a CDS encoding glycosyltransferase WbsX family protein yields MKRLRAIAIVLPQFHPIPENDEWWGKGFTEWTNVAKAKPLYKDHYQPHLPADLGFYDLRLEQARDAQAKIAAEHGIHGFCHYHYWFNGKRLLDYPIDEMLRLKKPNMPFMLCWANENWTRRWDGLENEVLIKQEYDTKDDTAHIRWLCNNVFSDKRYIRVDGKPVFVIYRADLFPNIQETLKLWRKIAKEEFGYKDLYLCVMESFYKIQKPQESGFDAAIEFSPHHILKYKKESKSNSILNILKREKKKSHSFRDYKQAVEESIDREVPEYKLFRSVTPSWDNTPRRGENGIIAIGSTPEKYQYWLQKLSEKFGPYSEEENFIFINAMNEWAEGNHLEPCQQYGTQYLEATKSALKDF; encoded by the coding sequence TTGAAAAGGTTACGAGCAATAGCTATAGTCTTACCGCAATTTCATCCTATTCCCGAAAATGATGAGTGGTGGGGTAAAGGTTTTACAGAATGGACAAATGTCGCAAAGGCAAAGCCCTTATACAAAGATCATTATCAACCACATTTACCGGCCGACTTAGGTTTTTATGATCTAAGGCTCGAACAAGCCAGAGATGCTCAGGCAAAGATCGCAGCAGAACATGGGATTCATGGTTTCTGCCATTATCATTACTGGTTTAATGGTAAAAGATTACTTGATTATCCAATAGATGAAATGCTTAGGCTTAAAAAACCCAATATGCCATTTATGTTGTGTTGGGCTAATGAGAACTGGACCAGACGATGGGACGGGCTTGAAAATGAAGTGTTGATCAAACAGGAATATGATACGAAGGATGATACAGCCCATATTCGTTGGCTATGCAATAATGTTTTTAGTGATAAAAGATATATTAGAGTAGATGGGAAACCCGTATTTGTTATTTACAGGGCAGATTTGTTCCCTAACATTCAGGAGACTCTTAAACTTTGGAGAAAAATAGCTAAGGAAGAGTTTGGTTATAAAGATTTATACCTCTGTGTAATGGAAAGCTTTTATAAAATTCAGAAGCCTCAGGAATCCGGATTTGATGCAGCAATAGAATTTTCCCCACATCACATTTTAAAATATAAAAAAGAGTCGAAAAGTAATTCAATTTTAAATATTTTAAAAAGAGAAAAGAAGAAGAGTCACAGTTTCCGGGATTATAAACAGGCTGTGGAAGAAAGTATTGATAGAGAGGTGCCTGAATATAAATTATTTCGATCTGTAACACCTTCCTGGGATAACACGCCACGTAGAGGCGAAAATGGAATAATAGCCATTGGGAGTACTCCTGAAAAGTACCAATATTGGTTGCAAAAATTATCAGAAAAATTTGGGCCTTATTCTGAAGAAGAGAATTTTATATTTATTAATGCGATGAATGAATGGGCAGAAGGAAACCACCTGGAGCCTTGCCAACAATATGGAACTCAATATTTGGAGGCTACTAAGTCCGCCTTAAAGGATTTTTAA
- a CDS encoding glycosyltransferase family 2 protein: MLKVYAIVLNYNSSDECIGLFKNLTQYGQDISEILIIDNASRINDIENLKKNIPSKNLLFNPENLGYAGGNNIAIQKALDEEADFIWVLNPDIRINAETLNHLLNLMEKDDKLAAVGPRILKREDPDLIFSDGEKIVRDESLRTYHKNHNYLVDEIQGSIDYDIDYIDGSCLLFRKEALEDIGLFCEDYFLYFEETDWCLRAKEKGWRLAVNSTAKSYNLTSQKTALFHYYMMRNRMILSKKFFSFYRKVQKHYLKILVQEIVGRIKGTYLQPFFISRLKGLFSGILYTHKRT, encoded by the coding sequence ATGTTAAAAGTTTATGCCATTGTTTTAAATTATAATTCTTCTGATGAATGTATCGGGCTTTTTAAAAATCTCACTCAGTACGGCCAAGACATTTCAGAAATTTTAATTATAGATAATGCTTCACGAATTAATGACATTGAAAATCTAAAGAAAAATATTCCTTCAAAAAACTTATTATTTAATCCTGAGAATTTAGGATATGCTGGCGGCAATAACATTGCAATTCAAAAAGCCTTAGATGAGGAAGCAGATTTTATATGGGTCTTAAATCCTGATATAAGAATTAACGCAGAAACGTTAAACCATCTTCTTAACCTTATGGAGAAGGATGATAAACTTGCAGCAGTAGGGCCAAGAATATTAAAAAGGGAAGATCCGGATTTAATATTTTCAGATGGCGAGAAAATTGTCAGGGATGAAAGCTTACGTACCTACCATAAAAATCATAATTATTTGGTAGATGAAATTCAGGGATCAATAGATTATGACATAGATTATATTGACGGGAGTTGTCTTTTATTTAGAAAAGAGGCGCTTGAGGATATTGGTTTATTTTGTGAGGATTATTTTCTTTATTTCGAAGAAACTGACTGGTGCTTAAGAGCAAAAGAGAAAGGCTGGAGATTGGCCGTAAATTCTACTGCCAAGTCTTATAATTTAACAAGTCAAAAAACTGCCTTATTTCATTATTATATGATGAGGAATAGGATGATCTTAAGTAAAAAATTTTTTTCTTTCTACAGAAAAGTCCAAAAACATTATTTAAAAATTTTGGTTCAGGAAATAGTTGGAAGAATTAAGGGAACTTATTTGCAACCATTTTTTATAAGTCGGTTAAAAGGGTTATTTTCGGGTATATTATATACACATAAACGCACTTGA